Genomic DNA from Triticum dicoccoides isolate Atlit2015 ecotype Zavitan chromosome 4B, WEW_v2.0, whole genome shotgun sequence:
NNNNNNNNNNNNNNNNNNNNNNNNNNNNNNNNNNNNNNNNNNNNNNNNNNNNNNNNNNNNNNNNNNNNNNNNNNNNNNNNNNNNNNNNNNNNNNNNGGCCACGGCGGGTGGATGTTCGCCACGGTCTCCCTGCCTCCCTTGTAGCGGGAGGATGGGGATgacccaggtgggctgggccgcattgTTATTAAACGGGCCAAAGTGCACAGTGTGTATTTGCCCCTTCTtttgttgcttttatttctttTCCATTTTGCAATTCTTTTCTATACTAAACGAATTTACTTGTGAATGAAATTTGGAATATAAATAGTAGCAAGGTTTTGAGCTAGCCTGCCAAATCCCGAATTATTTTGAAaggcttaattatttaattaaattGAAATGTTGCTGGCTTAGTTTTAAATAGGCTAAGGCCATTTTAATTGTTCAAATGATAGTGGATTATTGATGAAAATTACTTAGTGAGTATTTGCAAAATATGAACAATTTATTTTAATATCTGAAGAAATAGTTTCTGCACTTCTATTAAGAATTTAAATTTGAGTTGAGTTATGTATTTAATTGCATTTTAAGTATGAAAAAATATGATGAGATGGCATATTAGGGGAAGATCATTGTAGCTTGATTATTGGGATGTTACACTGCTCTTGCGACATCAGGCCCAGTTCGCGACAAACATTGCACTTACTTTAGAGCGGACGGTCAGAAATGTTTAATGGACGAAATCAAATGGCGAGAAACGCCTAATTCATGAGAGAGCAGGGATTAGGTGGCACTGTTCTTAATGTACATGCCTTGCATGTTTTATGAAAAATGTGCCAGTGCCCCTTTGCTTTCAGAGACTGGTGCACCCTTGTGATCCCTTAGGGTGCGTTTGGTAGCTGTTTCCATCCTAGTATAGTTGTTTCCCTTTGAGACATGCTAAGTCTAGACACATTGGGTACGTGCATGTGTAGTTGTTTGGTAGTGATGTATCTGTTGAGACATGATGTGCCGAGACTGTGTTCAATGCGGAACTTTTGGGCTCGTGCACCCTCCCTGCAggctaccaaacacacccttagtGTATTGATACACCATCCTGCATGTGTGTCGCAAGCATAGAGTTTCACAAACAAGTCAAATACTTGCCCATCAATATAAAAAAATTATTCAAGGAACATTTCATAACTCATGGATACAACATTATATAATCTTGTCTCTAGAATTGTCTCTAGGACATATCTCTAATTGGTAGGATATTTGCACCCTCCAATGTGAGGCATGACTCAGCATGACGCTTTGCTAGTATATATTACGTAGAATCTTGAAAAGAATGTAACAAAGTAAAAAAGAAATGACAATGAGTAAATATCATGCTAAATCATGTAATGGCTCTCTAAAGTTCCTTGTTCTTTGAAACGTAGTCAAAACCGGTCTCATCTTTAGTTGATTGACTTGCTTCGGTTTCCTTCTCTTCGTAGCTAGAATCGACGCCACCTTTAGTTGACTTATTTGTTTTCGGCTTCCATCATTTGCCAACACCAGCACCAATACCTTTATGTGCACCGACACCAAGACCGGCATTGGCACCTACATTTGCTCCAATGCCTACATTTGCTCCAAGgccagcaccagcaccagcaccaccgTTTGCACCGGCACCGCCACCAAGACCAGCATTGGCACCTACGTTTGCTCCAATACCTACATTTGCTCCAAGGCCAGCACCAACACCAGCACCAATACCTTTATGTGCACCGGCACCGGCACCAAGACCGGCATTGGCACCTACATTTGCTCCAATGCCAGCTCCAATGTTAGCGCCTCCATTCGNNNNNNNNNNTTGGCACCTACATTTGCTCCAATACCTACATTTGCTCCAAGGCCAGCACCAACACCAGCACCGGCACCAGCACCAGCGCCTCCATTCGCACCAACACCAACATTAGCACCAATAGATTTATGTGCACCGACACCAAGACCAGCACCACCGTTTCCATTTGCACCGGCACCAAGACCAGCATTGGCACCTATATTTGCTCCAACACCTACATTTGCTCCAATgccagcaccagcaccagcaccggcgcctccaTTCGCACCAACACCAACATTAGCACCGATAGACTTTTGAAGCCCAATATTAGCACCGATACTGAAAAATAGTAACAAACATCAGGAACAACATATACTCCTACAAGAACTATTAGCTACGCATGCATGAGTGTGAAAGGGTGACGGTTAAACATTATAAAAAAGACCCGCTTAAACTATATATGTGGGAATAAGTTAATCGCGGACTTATGTTGTGGTGACATGGCTAGAATGCTTGTAGATGGAGTATCATCTTACCcgcctcctccatcctccatccCTCCACGGGACAACACCGGCAATGCCCCCCACGACGAGACGAGAAACACCAGGAGAACGACGGTGCTACTAGAAATCTTCGCCATTGCTGATGGTTCTCTGTGTGATTTACCTCTCGTTTTTTTATGAACTGGAGGGTTCACTCTAGGACGTTGGGACACATTTATATGGAACGATCTTCCCTCCTATATTTGGCTATCTTTCATCAAGATGTGCGGTTTCTCCAATGGTTGTATATGGACTAGAGTGATACCCGGTTAACTATATTGGTCCCGAGGGCACCGGGGGTGTGGTCGCCCTGCATGTACTTGTGAGTGGAGTAGAAAGTTCCGGCATATAGCTGGAACGGAATTTATGGTGAGCCAGGAAGATGTGGTGCATCTTAGAGGTGGAGGTATAACCAAAAGCCATTTGTAGATTTCACTTCACATGAGCTATTCATAGCTTTCAAGTATTGTACTCCCGCGTTTCCACGCAGTGGTCTGAAGAGATGACTGCAAATGCAACTGGTTAGTCACACTCCCCACTGGTCCTCTTCCACTGCTCAGCACCGGCCAGCTGGTCAGGACTCAGGACAAGGCATCTCAAATGTTCAAGAGGTGAAGGTGAAATATGAATCATCAAACTCTGAGCCTGCATATGCCACTAGTATCACTCTTAAATTTGCCGCACCTTTAACATGACCAGTGACACCTACTGTGTTGTCTCAACGAGTGAAATCGAAAACGTTACACAAATCCACACGGGAAGTCCTGGTCTGAAGCCCGGAATCCGTGCACCGCCAAGTTCTAGATAACCGTAACTAGGTAGCTTGTGGTTGTGGGTCAGTACTCAGTAGTATCACGGTGCTGATTCGTGGGGTGAGCGCCGACGCCAGCGTCCGGCAGGTTGGTGACCCTGACGACCAGCGGCGTGCGGACACGGTGGTAGCCGTCGGACCACACGATCTCGCCGAAGTCGTACCGGCCGCGCGAGAGCTTAGCCGGTGTGACGGTGACGTAGTACTCGGCCCTGGCGCAGCGCGGGGAGAAGGCCAGCGCCGGCGGCCACACCTCGACGTGAGTGCCCTGCGGGCTGATGACGGTAGCGTGGTACACGGTTTCCCTCTGGAGGCCCACGTTCGTCACCGTCCGCTTCACGGTCGCCGCAGCCCGCAGCTCGGGGAGCACGATGGCAGGGTAGTTGAGGTCGGCGTCACCAATGGCGCCGCCAGCGCAGCTGGTGTCGAGCGCCGGGGAGGGGAGCACCATCTGCCGCACCTGAGCCTCCGTGTAGCCGAGGCCGCAGAGAAAGCGCACGTGGTCGCGCGCGTCCGCGTCGTACACCAGCCCCGGGTCCAGCGCCCGCAGCGGGTCCACGTGCCCCGCCCCGGTGTCGAAGGCGTCTGCGGCCTTCTGCGTCCCGCCGGCCAGCATGGCATCGGACGTGTCGTCGTGCACGTACGCCGTGGTCATGAGGGCGGACTTGACGGTGGCCGGCGACCAGGTCGGGTGCACGGACCTGAGGATGGCGACGATGCCGGTGACGTGGGGGCACGACATGGACGTGCCTGTGTCAAAGTTCCACTCCGTCGAGCGCTTGTCCAGAGGAAGCATCGTCGGCGACGACTTGGGCGGCCACGCCGCCAGGATGTTCACCCCGGGTGCGGTTACGTCAGGCTGCGAGTTCAGCAACAGATCGGTTCAGTCTATGTATATGTGCTCTTCGCCATGCCAAGCTCAGGTGATCGTTTCCTCTACCTTGAGAATGTTTGGAGAAATGGAGCTGGGCCCTCTGGAGGAGAAGTAGGCGATGGCCGGCGCCGGCGTCTTGCCGACAACGGTCCTGCTCGCCGAGACGTGCACGGTCGGCAGTTGCCTGCATGTGGCAGACGATGGATGCGCAGTCAGAGAAGAGCGCTTGATCTCAGACGCGCGTGCCCCATCCGACGGCGGTAGGTGGTTAATTGGTTACCTTGGACGGCTCTGGATGTAGTTGAGGATGTGGGTGCCCTGGCGCAGGTTGACGTGGACGGTGGGCAGGAAGTTGTCCTGGTTGGACCACCGGGAGCTCGAGTCGGCGAAGATCACGCCGGAGCCACCGCCGGCATACACCGCCAGCGCCGCGCCCTCGCCGGACACCATCCCCATGGTGGAGAAGCACAGGACGATCTTCCCGGACGCCGCCGTGCGGTTCACCAGCTGGTCCAAGGAGCACGTCCTTCGGGATCAACGCAAATCGGTCAGTCAAAAACAGATAGATACTCGGTAGGGATTGTGTGAGAGAGATTACCCATCGGCAAAGACGCTAGTGCTCTCTACTAAAGGCGTTTTCATGTCCTTCACAATGAAGCCCTCTCCCTGTGTAAATTACCAAAGAAAAATGAGAAGTCCACTGTATCCCAGTTTCTTGCATGCACCACAGTCCACAGATGCATGCGTAGTCGGCCACTAGTAGGGCCAAGAACTCACCACGAAGGAGGCATTGTTCCCGAGCGCGATCACCGTCGGGAACCTC
This window encodes:
- the LOC119291469 gene encoding subtilisin-like protease SBT3.18 yields the protein MLQLHTTRSWDFMGLSLHSHMEQPSSQMHLKYGDDVIVGILDTGVWPESESFRDDPHLGPVPSSWRGTCVGGQQFDPATACNRKLIGARYYLAGFEAETGALNTSGGAEYRSARDRVGHGTHTASTAVGAVSPNASYFGGLGRGAARGGAPRARLAVYKVCWFKDLTGRCNDADILAAFDDALHDGVHVISASLGSPPPLSPLFATSTEVGSFHAMQLGVSTVFSAGNDGPDAAMVQNVSPWGVTVAASTIDRRFPTVIALGNNASFVGEGFIVKDMKTPLVESTSVFADGTCSLDQLVNRTAASGKIVLCFSTMGMVSGEGAALAVYAGGGSGVIFADSSSRWSNQDNFLPTVHVNLRQGTHILNYIQSRPRQLPTVHVSASRTVVGKTPAPAIAYFSSRGPSSISPNILKPDVTAPGVNILAAWPPKSSPTMLPLDKRSTEWNFDTGTSMSCPHVTGIVAILRSVHPTWSPATVKSALMTTAYVHDDTSDAMLAGGTQKAADAFDTGAGHVDPLRALDPGLVYDADARDHVRFLCGLGYTEAQVRQMVLPSPALDTSCAGGAIGDADLNYPAIVLPELRAAATVKRTVTNVGLQRETVYHATVISPQGTHVEVWPPALAFSPRCARAEYYVTVTPAKLSRGRYDFGEIVWSDGYHRVRTPLVVRVTNLPDAGVGAHPTNQHRDTTEY
- the LOC119293897 gene encoding fibroin heavy chain-like isoform X1 — encoded protein: MAKISSSTVVLLVFLVSSWGALPVLSRGGMEDGGGGIGANIGLQKSIGANVGVGANGGAGAGAGAGIGANVGVGANIGANAGLGAGANGNGGAGLGVGAHKSIGANVGVGANGGAGAGAGAGVGAGLGANVGIGANVGANAGLGAGAGAHKGIGAGVGAGLGANVGIGANVGANAGLGGGAGANGGAGAGAGLGANVGIGANVGANAGLGVGAHKGIGAGVGK
- the LOC119293897 gene encoding fibroin heavy chain-like isoform X2; this translates as MAKISSSTVVLLVFLVSSWGALPVLSRGGMEDGGGGIGANIGLQKSIGANVGVGANGGAGAGAGAGIGANVGVGANIGANAGLGAGANGNGGAGLGVGAHKSIGANVGVGANGGAGAGAGAGVGAGLGANVGIGANVGANAGLGGGAGANGGAGAGAGLGANVGIGANVGANAGLGVGAHKGIGAGVGK